The proteins below are encoded in one region of Ereboglobus luteus:
- a CDS encoding autotransporter outer membrane beta-barrel domain-containing protein, with the protein MAALIMGVMAPLEAENHYDNVAPAGTQYVSINSAPSTTTTGQYVYSSGTDGGGTWHYYYRDYLNLDATLNGITGAGTANITHDNSGFGNATGNLNVTTSGNNSGYALNLTNQSLDGTTTVNLNNASFVGTTNGIRLTTPSTGASSITLRSNVTVNAATALYFSSPNGATTINNAGTITGADSAIQNTSGGTAAVRLVNTGNLISQGLSGLSSAVELYSDSGAITVEHNAGTIVAQNQASTGHAIDLYSTSGNLTVTTAAGATVTAAGSGRGIEAISSTGDINITTRGAVTTANGDGIYAGSAGAIDITTTGNVIATGNGRGIVAAGTGTEDIKITANGGVIRTANNSGIVATNNAAGAGDITIDTTGATLDINVSGSQGIQASFTNAAATGDISVTTGAGTIRLDVNGDDGIQALNYGSGKVTVDNSAGIYNQGQLAHHYGIVAISGYNSATDGGAVSVTNSGRIETNAGPAIMAGARNNADGDAVTVVNNGVLKSENHSGIVATNVGGAGAVNVTNSSTIDTYSHGIDAAVATGTATITNAGVITTENGSGVRVNAGSGLAVVQNQNIILAQGIGMHGVEINGSGTVTNTGVIESENVDGDGVRITGAGYVDNQLSAVIKSGGGNGIHIGSGTVSNSGRVDAADGTGVLIDAAGLVVNTGSVNAASGVFVGGVARVDNSGRIKATDGHGVRVNSGLVQNLGATSSIEAAGANYHGVFIDTTGTLINQGLVQASGANGHGVNIGGDGAVGNTGAITAIDGIGVNIGGDGLVENIGAGSSIESRGNNHSAVVIAGTGTVTNQGLIQANGANSHGVDIGGNGEVGNTGAITAINGHGVTIGGDGLVENIGAGSSIQAGGADHHGVFIAGSGTVINEGSIKATGANGDGINIGSGLVKNDNLIEANHSGIVINGSGTVFNTAAGNIFAGNGNGIQINDAGADSNRVENAGNISLGVNTGARGIEVTSQGGNIDIINTGKVANLHGTGGAGVYATTTAAGEINITQTGAGAEIRTGHATGIFAEAEDGEINIVLDGGILRTTDAAGIVARTRDGDILIDTTGATVQISAIAANEHGIEGAASGVGSVQIVTGDPATVISTIGTGANGIRATSDTGAAVTVDMQGGSITTADPDATGIYAALTGAAATGDVGVRLAGSITTGGNASHGISATNAGSGDVIVELTDTAAITTSNGSAVHATTVDGDIAITGTKAAINAVTHNDALHALNAVSTGTGNIQVLATGNYATTGDGSHGWNLQSDGGNITAIHNNGAIKTSGEVSHAVNAETTGAGSVTIGLSDDTVISTVDGSAVNALSEDGDIIISATGATITANTVTDGLAALNAVATGTGNVYVKTQGDYTTAGDGAHGWNLQSNGGAIEAIHGGGAITTTGEISHAINAETSGAGSVVVSISDDTVISTADGSAVNALSGDGDITIVSGTATSITANTVTDGIHGLSAVATGTGGILVATQGDYTTAGDGAHGWNLESNGGNIVAYYGGGALTTTGEISHAINAETSGAGSVVVSISDDTVISTADGSAVNAISGDGDIIISATAASIVANTVTDGIHGLSAVATGTGSILVVTQGDYTTAGDGAHGWNLESNGGNIVAYYGGGTLTTTGEISHAINATTNGNGGAGIYLSDDTVISTADGSAVNAVSGNGDIIISATAASIVANTVTDGIHGLSAVATGTGSILVATQGDYTTAGDNAHGWNLQTDGGAITANYLDGAISTNGDNSHGIYAETNSVADGDITIRHGGSITTGGLYSHGIFADAYAGSSVDIGLIDGSSITTADGSAIVAYTDDGDLLIRGDDVTINANTITDNVHGLDATSYEAGNVSVITRGNYTTAGTDAHGWNLVSHDGGNVYAEMLSGTIKTAGAGAIGINAQSLSGTGDVTVVSNAVINTTGSGAHGIVAGSADGVSTIISKGAVTTTGDYANALVAACRIAVVQLEANANASGFNASAIVVEPSFSSTVNILAGISAHGGWGAGAAGIILDDTGPVTGGHTVTNAGYIGASSDNAITILGNSDVTVVNTGTIVGTITGGTGHHTIVNTGEWHHRSHADTTGASGRDTLGVAVSHLGDGINTIINTGTMHVVGADESDVVTVDDTGSYHPFLHTQHALAASGAAHAHVLRVASFHNQGVLNLANGITGDILLLSESAVAGDAGSGVYISDNGRLTIDFVYNEGGANSLVDMLVVDSTQVAGGATIITANPVGGPGALTTGNGIPVVEVLGGMGVSARDAFALDSRHFIGPFEYRLYHGAKGGNPANDGNWYLRSHYRPSVSGHLANWYEGAVMFNHTHHERVSNDLSAASATDASATGNDKKNNGWLRISGRMNLGDSVAKTHRVNTTNYVVHAGYDMLATEGAILAGDLIRVGVMGGYGNSQTDVKVDDISIKGSSRIDGFNIGVYGSWFADKAGKRGWYADAWLSFATYDNQVDDDGMRRLKYDSHGMSLSVEGGYAWYPKKTGMVFEPQAQLIYNRHSTDTHTDEVGMTVRSRSSEYMRSRLGLRVYPQRRHFFQPFVEASWWHAYQYAELRFDSHRVKYSVPRDMFGFKFGAQADLGRGWTIWGDAGAHIGTNYNYMDVRAMFGIRYGW; encoded by the coding sequence GTGGCTGCGTTGATAATGGGCGTGATGGCTCCTTTGGAGGCCGAGAATCATTATGATAACGTCGCGCCCGCCGGGACGCAGTATGTATCAATAAACAGCGCGCCCAGCACCACCACCACAGGTCAATATGTATATAGCAGCGGCACCGATGGCGGGGGCACATGGCATTATTACTACCGTGATTACCTGAACCTCGACGCCACCCTGAACGGTATCACCGGCGCGGGAACCGCCAACATCACCCACGATAACAGCGGTTTTGGCAACGCCACGGGCAATCTCAACGTCACCACCTCCGGCAACAACAGCGGCTATGCGCTGAACCTGACCAACCAGAGCCTCGACGGCACCACCACCGTCAATCTCAACAATGCCTCCTTTGTCGGCACCACCAATGGCATTCGCCTCACCACCCCGTCCACGGGCGCCAGCTCCATCACCCTGAGATCCAATGTCACTGTGAATGCAGCCACGGCATTGTATTTTAGCTCCCCGAATGGCGCGACGACAATCAACAACGCCGGCACGATTACTGGCGCCGATTCAGCCATCCAGAACACCAGCGGCGGCACCGCCGCGGTGCGCCTCGTCAACACCGGCAACCTCATTTCGCAAGGGCTTAGCGGCCTCTCCTCGGCGGTCGAGCTCTACTCGGACTCAGGCGCCATCACGGTCGAGCACAACGCCGGCACCATTGTCGCCCAGAACCAGGCCTCCACGGGCCACGCCATCGACCTCTACTCGACCTCCGGCAACCTCACCGTCACCACGGCGGCGGGCGCCACGGTCACGGCGGCGGGCAGCGGACGCGGCATCGAGGCCATTTCCTCAACCGGTGACATCAATATTACCACGCGCGGTGCCGTGACCACCGCAAACGGCGACGGCATTTATGCCGGCAGCGCGGGCGCGATCGACATCACCACCACCGGCAACGTCATCGCCACCGGCAATGGCCGCGGCATCGTTGCCGCTGGCACCGGAACCGAGGACATCAAAATTACCGCCAACGGCGGCGTCATCAGGACGGCCAATAATTCAGGCATCGTGGCCACAAACAATGCCGCCGGCGCGGGTGATATCACCATCGACACCACCGGTGCCACGCTCGACATCAATGTCAGCGGCTCCCAGGGCATCCAGGCTTCGTTCACCAATGCCGCGGCCACGGGCGACATCTCCGTCACCACCGGCGCGGGCACCATCAGGCTGGACGTCAACGGCGACGACGGCATTCAGGCCCTCAACTACGGCTCCGGCAAAGTCACCGTGGACAACAGCGCCGGCATTTACAACCAGGGCCAGCTCGCCCACCACTACGGCATTGTTGCGATTTCCGGATACAATTCCGCCACCGACGGCGGCGCGGTCTCCGTGACCAACAGCGGCCGGATCGAGACCAATGCCGGTCCCGCCATCATGGCCGGGGCGCGGAACAACGCGGACGGCGACGCCGTCACCGTTGTCAACAACGGCGTGCTCAAGAGCGAGAACCACAGCGGCATCGTCGCCACAAACGTCGGCGGGGCGGGCGCGGTCAACGTCACCAATTCCAGCACCATCGACACTTACAGCCACGGCATTGATGCCGCCGTCGCCACTGGCACGGCCACAATCACCAACGCCGGCGTCATCACCACCGAAAACGGCTCGGGTGTGCGTGTCAATGCCGGCTCCGGGCTGGCGGTCGTGCAAAACCAGAACATAATTCTCGCCCAGGGCATCGGCATGCACGGCGTCGAAATCAACGGCTCCGGCACCGTCACCAACACCGGCGTCATTGAAAGCGAAAACGTCGACGGCGACGGCGTGCGCATCACCGGCGCGGGCTACGTGGACAACCAGCTCAGTGCCGTCATCAAATCTGGCGGCGGCAACGGCATCCACATCGGCTCGGGCACGGTCTCCAACTCAGGTCGCGTCGATGCCGCGGACGGCACGGGCGTGCTCATCGACGCCGCGGGACTCGTGGTGAACACCGGCAGCGTCAACGCCGCCAGCGGCGTGTTCGTGGGCGGCGTCGCCCGCGTGGACAACTCCGGACGCATCAAGGCGACCGACGGCCACGGCGTGCGTGTCAATTCCGGCCTTGTGCAAAACCTCGGTGCGACCAGCAGCATTGAGGCGGCCGGAGCGAACTACCACGGCGTGTTCATCGACACAACCGGCACCCTCATCAACCAGGGCCTCGTCCAGGCTTCCGGCGCCAACGGCCACGGCGTGAACATTGGCGGCGACGGCGCGGTCGGCAACACCGGCGCGATCACCGCGATCGACGGCATTGGCGTGAACATCGGCGGCGACGGACTCGTCGAAAACATCGGCGCGGGCAGCAGCATCGAGTCCCGCGGCAACAACCACAGCGCGGTTGTGATCGCCGGCACCGGCACCGTCACCAACCAGGGCCTGATTCAGGCCAATGGCGCCAACAGCCACGGCGTGGACATCGGCGGCAACGGCGAAGTCGGCAACACCGGCGCGATCACCGCGATCAACGGCCACGGCGTGACCATTGGCGGCGACGGACTCGTCGAAAACATTGGCGCGGGCAGCAGCATCCAGGCCGGCGGCGCGGATCATCACGGCGTGTTCATAGCCGGTTCCGGCACCGTCATCAACGAAGGCTCCATCAAGGCCACCGGCGCCAACGGCGACGGCATCAACATCGGCTCCGGCCTCGTTAAAAACGACAACCTCATCGAAGCCAACCACAGCGGCATCGTCATCAACGGCTCGGGCACAGTTTTTAACACGGCTGCCGGAAACATCTTCGCAGGAAACGGCAACGGCATCCAAATCAACGACGCTGGCGCTGACTCAAACCGCGTCGAAAACGCGGGCAACATCTCCCTCGGCGTCAACACCGGCGCGCGCGGCATCGAAGTCACATCCCAAGGCGGCAACATCGACATCATCAACACGGGCAAGGTCGCCAACCTCCACGGCACCGGCGGGGCCGGCGTCTACGCCACCACCACCGCCGCCGGCGAAATCAACATCACGCAAACCGGCGCGGGCGCCGAAATCCGCACCGGGCACGCCACGGGCATCTTCGCCGAGGCGGAGGATGGCGAGATCAACATCGTTCTTGATGGAGGCATCCTGAGGACCACCGACGCCGCGGGCATCGTGGCGCGCACCCGGGATGGCGACATCCTCATCGACACCACCGGCGCCACCGTCCAAATCAGCGCCATTGCCGCCAACGAGCACGGCATCGAAGGCGCCGCCTCCGGCGTGGGCAGCGTCCAAATCGTCACAGGCGACCCCGCCACAGTCATTTCAACCATTGGCACCGGCGCCAACGGCATCCGAGCCACCAGCGATACCGGCGCGGCCGTCACGGTTGACATGCAGGGCGGCTCAATCACGACCGCCGATCCCGACGCCACGGGCATTTACGCCGCGCTCACCGGCGCCGCCGCCACCGGCGATGTGGGCGTCCGCCTGGCCGGCTCCATCACGACCGGCGGCAATGCCTCCCACGGCATTTCCGCCACCAACGCCGGCTCCGGCGATGTCATCGTCGAGCTGACCGACACCGCCGCGATCACCACCTCCAACGGCTCGGCAGTCCACGCCACCACGGTTGACGGCGACATCGCCATCACCGGCACCAAGGCCGCCATCAACGCCGTCACCCACAACGACGCACTGCACGCCCTCAACGCAGTCTCCACCGGCACGGGCAACATCCAAGTCCTTGCCACTGGCAACTATGCCACCACGGGCGACGGCTCGCATGGCTGGAACCTCCAGTCCGACGGCGGCAACATCACCGCGATTCACAACAACGGCGCGATCAAGACCTCCGGCGAAGTTTCGCACGCCGTCAACGCCGAGACCACCGGCGCGGGCAGCGTCACGATCGGCCTTTCCGACGACACCGTGATCAGCACGGTTGACGGCTCGGCTGTCAATGCGCTCTCCGAGGACGGAGACATCATCATTTCCGCCACCGGCGCGACCATCACCGCGAACACTGTCACCGACGGCCTCGCCGCGCTCAACGCGGTCGCCACTGGCACGGGCAATGTGTATGTTAAGACACAAGGCGACTACACCACCGCGGGCGACGGCGCGCACGGCTGGAATCTCCAATCCAATGGCGGCGCTATCGAGGCAATTCACGGCGGTGGCGCAATCACCACGACCGGCGAAATTTCGCACGCCATCAACGCCGAGACCAGCGGCGCGGGCTCGGTTGTCGTTTCCATATCCGACGACACCGTGATCAGCACGGCGGACGGCTCGGCGGTCAATGCGCTCTCCGGGGACGGAGACATCACGATCGTCTCCGGCACCGCCACGAGCATCACCGCGAACACCGTGACCGACGGCATCCACGGCCTCAGCGCGGTCGCCACCGGCACTGGCGGCATCCTCGTTGCGACGCAAGGCGACTACACCACCGCGGGCGACGGCGCGCACGGCTGGAACCTTGAATCCAACGGCGGCAACATTGTCGCCTATTATGGCGGCGGCGCGCTTACGACGACCGGCGAAATTTCGCACGCCATCAACGCCGAGACCAGCGGCGCGGGCTCGGTTGTCGTTTCCATATCCGATGACACCGTGATCAGCACGGCGGACGGCTCGGCGGTCAACGCGATCTCCGGGGACGGCGACATCATCATCTCCGCCACCGCCGCGAGCATCGTTGCGAACACCGTGACCGATGGCATCCACGGCCTCAGCGCGGTCGCCACCGGCACCGGCAGCATCCTCGTTGTGACGCAAGGCGACTACACCACCGCGGGCGACGGCGCGCACGGCTGGAACCTTGAGTCCAACGGCGGCAACATTGTCGCCTATTATGGCGGCGGCACGCTTACGACGACCGGCGAGATTTCCCACGCGATCAACGCCACGACCAACGGCAACGGCGGGGCTGGGATTTATCTTTCCGATGACACCGTGATCAGCACGGCGGACGGCTCGGCGGTCAACGCGGTCTCCGGGAACGGCGACATCATCATCTCCGCCACCGCCGCGAGCATCGTTGCGAACACCGTGACCGATGGCATCCACGGCCTCAGCGCGGTTGCCACCGGCACCGGCAGCATCCTTGTTGCGACCCAAGGCGACTACACCACCGCCGGCGACAACGCGCACGGTTGGAACCTCCAAACCGACGGCGGTGCGATCACCGCGAACTACCTCGACGGCGCGATTTCCACCAATGGCGACAACTCCCACGGCATTTACGCCGAGACTAATTCCGTGGCCGACGGGGACATCACAATCAGGCACGGTGGCTCGATCACGACCGGCGGCCTATATTCCCACGGCATTTTTGCCGACGCCTATGCGGGCAGCTCTGTCGATATCGGCCTGATCGACGGTTCCAGCATCACCACCGCCGACGGCTCCGCGATTGTCGCCTACACCGATGACGGAGACCTCCTCATCCGCGGCGACGACGTGACAATCAACGCCAACACCATCACTGACAATGTTCACGGTCTTGATGCAACCTCCTACGAGGCGGGCAATGTGTCCGTCATCACCAGGGGCAACTACACCACCGCCGGCACCGACGCGCACGGCTGGAACCTCGTTTCCCACGACGGCGGCAATGTTTACGCCGAAATGCTCTCCGGCACAATCAAAACCGCTGGCGCGGGCGCCATCGGCATCAACGCCCAAAGCCTCTCCGGCACGGGCGATGTCACCGTCGTCTCCAATGCCGTCATAAACACCACGGGTTCCGGCGCGCACGGCATCGTGGCCGGATCCGCCGATGGCGTTTCGACTATCATCAGCAAGGGTGCCGTCACGACCACCGGCGACTACGCCAATGCGCTCGTGGCCGCGTGCCGCATCGCTGTTGTCCAGCTTGAGGCCAATGCCAACGCATCCGGATTCAACGCTTCCGCCATCGTTGTCGAGCCCTCGTTCAGCTCGACGGTCAACATCCTCGCCGGCATCTCGGCGCACGGCGGCTGGGGCGCCGGCGCGGCGGGCATCATCCTCGACGACACCGGCCCCGTCACGGGCGGGCACACCGTCACCAACGCCGGCTACATCGGCGCGTCCTCCGACAACGCCATCACCATCCTCGGCAACAGCGACGTGACCGTGGTCAACACCGGCACCATCGTCGGCACCATCACTGGCGGCACCGGCCACCACACCATCGTCAACACCGGCGAATGGCACCACCGCAGCCACGCCGACACCACCGGCGCCTCCGGACGCGACACACTCGGCGTTGCTGTCTCCCACCTTGGCGACGGCATCAACACCATCATCAACACCGGCACGATGCACGTCGTCGGCGCTGATGAAAGCGATGTCGTCACCGTGGATGACACCGGCAGCTACCATCCCTTCCTGCACACCCAGCACGCCCTCGCCGCCAGCGGGGCCGCCCACGCGCACGTCCTCCGTGTCGCCTCCTTCCACAACCAGGGCGTCCTCAACCTCGCCAACGGAATCACCGGGGACATCCTCCTCCTTTCCGAAAGCGCCGTCGCGGGCGACGCCGGCTCCGGCGTTTACATCTCCGACAACGGACGCCTCACCATCGACTTCGTTTACAACGAAGGCGGCGCGAACTCGCTCGTTGACATGCTCGTTGTTGACAGCACGCAAGTCGCCGGTGGCGCCACCATCATCACCGCCAATCCCGTCGGCGGCCCCGGCGCCCTCACCACGGGCAACGGCATTCCCGTCGTCGAGGTGCTCGGCGGCATGGGCGTCTCCGCCCGCGACGCCTTCGCCCTCGACAGCCGCCACTTCATCGGCCCCTTCGAATACCGCCTCTACCACGGCGCGAAAGGCGGCAATCCCGCGAACGACGGCAACTGGTATCTGCGCTCGCACTACCGCCCCTCGGTCAGCGGGCACCTCGCCAACTGGTATGAAGGCGCGGTCATGTTCAACCACACGCACCACGAGCGCGTGAGCAACGACCTCTCCGCCGCCTCCGCGACCGACGCCTCCGCCACCGGCAACGACAAGAAAAACAACGGCTGGCTGCGCATCTCCGGACGCATGAACCTCGGCGACAGCGTCGCCAAGACGCACCGCGTGAACACGACAAACTACGTTGTCCATGCCGGCTACGACATGCTCGCCACCGAGGGTGCCATCCTTGCCGGCGACCTCATTCGGGTCGGCGTCATGGGCGGCTACGGCAACTCCCAGACCGACGTCAAGGTTGACGACATCTCCATCAAGGGCTCTTCCCGCATCGACGGATTCAACATCGGCGTTTACGGAAGCTGGTTTGCCGACAAGGCCGGCAAGCGTGGCTGGTATGCCGACGCATGGCTCTCGTTTGCGACCTACGACAACCAGGTCGATGACGACGGTATGCGCCGCCTCAAGTATGACTCGCACGGCATGAGCCTCAGCGTCGAGGGTGGCTACGCATGGTATCCGAAAAAGACCGGCATGGTCTTCGAGCCCCAGGCGCAACTCATCTACAACCGCCACAGCACGGACACGCACACCGACGAAGTCGGCATGACCGTCCGCTCGCGCTCGTCGGAATACATGCGCTCGCGCCTCGGCCTCCGCGTCTATCCGCAGCGCCGGCACTTCTTCCAGCCCTTCGTCGAGGCCAGCTGGTGGCACGCCTACCAGTATGCCGAGCTTCGCTTCGACAGCCATCGCGTGAAATACAGCGTGCCGCGCGACATGTTCGGCTTCAAGTTCGGCGCCCAGGCTGATCTGGGCCGCGGCTGGACGATTTGGGGCGACGCCGGCGCGCACATTGGCACGAACTACAACTACATGGACGTGCGCGCCATGTTCGGAATCCGCTACGGCTGGTAA
- a CDS encoding DUF3160 domain-containing protein, whose amino-acid sequence MLRPTLIALAAAFALSPFASAQRDKLPASELTPAQHEQLQRDKLIIGAKDYKQIFEPYLKLGKAPESIRFITSDAALAAYHALFEDSFRELELRRATRLRVDLEGLYNACKPFSSQKKKPVYPSTLIQHILGPAMVILGTPATTENFSESLLPEINRQVALIRDAEVLECPPWLDYSEDDRFFRIDYRRCEPVSFYADDDALADYHRAVRWLQLVPMRATNDAELAAWANMVRVSNTWKWYNERGNPEFITSFTSLSIFAGPIADRTIIVNNSDIRSACHPSSDIVKNKVQPATLRLDRLREILLQDARQNPPRSAINDENRIEPQANHSPLSDIRFRVMPTHALPDAEIISSCLKDNMRPNGLTVAAFLGSAFAHERMPKIKDDPDGAEWASWCKRARQITLSQGGEPRSLYADYIDVLRALNAPPVKEAPAFMGSLPWQRKTCQTQLASWAQIRHTYTLQAKLSVMRITGVGDLRPPPPGFVEPNLAFWREYVRFVERTIALLEQHGVFTPLENENADTSESLEYKPGFGGGSERVQNRWNKLATLSRQLETILAKQLDEIELTKSERATLVQFGYTLANAMGYFHSSTEEKPRDNAPRWAEVAHDPNVDESLGVATGRARALFVLYPWRGRELLCTGAVLSYYEEWALTKRLTDKMWKEKLDGPYAPPPPDWLAPILAK is encoded by the coding sequence ATGCTTCGCCCAACCCTGATTGCCCTCGCCGCCGCATTTGCGCTTTCACCTTTCGCCAGCGCCCAGCGCGACAAACTTCCCGCTTCCGAACTTACCCCCGCGCAACACGAACAACTCCAGCGCGACAAACTCATCATCGGAGCAAAAGATTATAAGCAAATTTTTGAGCCCTATCTGAAACTCGGCAAAGCGCCCGAATCCATTCGTTTCATCACCAGCGACGCCGCCCTCGCCGCCTATCACGCATTGTTCGAGGATTCGTTCCGCGAACTCGAACTGCGCCGCGCCACCCGTCTGCGCGTCGACTTGGAAGGCCTTTACAATGCATGCAAACCCTTCTCCTCCCAAAAGAAGAAACCGGTTTATCCATCCACGCTCATTCAACACATCCTCGGCCCCGCGATGGTGATTCTCGGCACTCCCGCTACCACCGAAAATTTCTCTGAATCCCTGCTCCCTGAAATCAATCGGCAAGTCGCGCTCATTCGCGACGCCGAAGTTTTGGAATGCCCTCCATGGCTCGATTACAGCGAAGATGATCGGTTTTTCAGAATCGACTACCGCCGCTGCGAACCGGTGAGTTTCTACGCCGATGACGACGCGCTCGCCGACTACCATCGCGCCGTCCGCTGGCTGCAACTCGTCCCCATGAGGGCAACCAACGACGCCGAGCTCGCGGCATGGGCGAACATGGTCAGGGTTTCCAACACTTGGAAATGGTATAATGAGAGGGGGAATCCCGAGTTCATAACCAGCTTTACCAGCCTGAGCATCTTTGCCGGGCCCATCGCCGACCGCACAATCATCGTCAACAATTCCGACATTCGATCCGCCTGCCATCCCTCTTCGGATATTGTTAAGAACAAAGTCCAGCCCGCAACGCTTAGACTCGACCGCCTACGCGAAATACTCCTTCAGGACGCGCGCCAGAATCCGCCACGCTCCGCCATCAACGACGAAAACCGCATTGAGCCCCAAGCGAATCATTCGCCGCTTTCCGACATCCGTTTCCGCGTGATGCCCACGCACGCGCTTCCCGACGCCGAAATCATTTCCTCGTGTCTCAAAGATAATATGCGCCCTAACGGCCTCACCGTTGCCGCGTTCCTCGGCTCTGCGTTCGCGCATGAGCGCATGCCCAAAATCAAGGACGATCCCGATGGCGCAGAGTGGGCGTCGTGGTGCAAACGAGCCCGACAAATCACACTCTCGCAGGGAGGCGAACCGCGCAGCCTCTACGCCGATTACATCGACGTGCTCCGCGCACTCAACGCGCCGCCGGTCAAGGAAGCACCGGCGTTCATGGGCAGCCTCCCCTGGCAAAGAAAAACCTGCCAGACCCAACTCGCGAGCTGGGCGCAAATCCGGCACACCTATACATTGCAGGCAAAACTTTCCGTGATGCGCATTACTGGCGTCGGCGATCTCCGTCCGCCTCCGCCCGGTTTCGTCGAACCCAACCTCGCATTCTGGCGCGAATACGTGCGTTTTGTTGAGCGCACGATTGCACTGCTCGAACAGCATGGCGTTTTTACTCCGCTTGAGAACGAAAACGCCGACACAAGTGAATCCCTAGAATACAAACCCGGATTCGGCGGCGGTAGCGAGCGTGTGCAAAACCGATGGAACAAGCTCGCCACCCTTTCACGCCAGTTGGAAACCATTCTCGCCAAGCAGCTCGACGAAATCGAACTCACCAAATCCGAACGAGCCACGCTCGTTCAATTCGGCTACACACTCGCCAACGCGATGGGTTATTTTCATTCATCCACTGAGGAAAAACCCCGCGACAACGCCCCGCGGTGGGCGGAGGTCGCGCATGATCCAAACGTCGATGAATCCCTCGGCGTCGCCACCGGACGCGCGCGAGCATTGTTTGTCCTTTATCCCTGGCGCGGACGCGAGCTGCTCTGCACCGGCGCGGTGCTTTCCTATTACGAGGAATGGGCCCTGACCAAACGTCTCACCGACAAAATGTGGAAAGAAAAACTCGACGGTCCCTACGCCCCTCCCCCTCCCGACTGGCTCGCGCCCATCCTCGCAAAGTGA
- a CDS encoding DUF3160 domain-containing protein, with product MQYLRATADEIETSGFTQDDARLDILKSHKNEALLRKASQLMWMDKELQTQKLVDALSGPAFATSEEMRTACKHAIALLRTYADKMERGEMKPQYKDTTDSLSERWNTLAILSRQIETILAKQLSDIEITNSERSILIEYGYTVANAMGYLAAAGDNPRDNAPRWAEVAHDPNVDESLGVATGRARALFVLYPWRGRELLCTGAVLSYYEEWAPTKRLTDAEWKEKLDSPDAPPPPDWLAPILAK from the coding sequence GTGCAATACCTCCGCGCAACAGCGGACGAAATCGAAACGTCCGGGTTCACCCAAGATGATGCCAGGTTGGATATTTTGAAATCACATAAGAACGAGGCCCTTCTTCGCAAAGCAAGCCAGCTGATGTGGATGGATAAGGAGCTACAGACCCAGAAACTCGTTGATGCATTATCAGGTCCTGCATTTGCCACATCGGAAGAAATGCGCACAGCTTGCAAACATGCCATCGCATTGCTCCGCACTTATGCTGACAAAATGGAACGCGGTGAAATGAAACCTCAATATAAGGATACCACTGATAGCCTATCAGAACGCTGGAACACCCTCGCCATTCTATCGCGCCAAATTGAAACCATTCTTGCAAAACAACTCAGTGACATCGAGATCACGAATTCCGAGCGTTCCATTTTAATTGAATATGGTTATACAGTCGCCAACGCAATGGGCTACCTCGCAGCAGCCGGCGACAACCCCCGCGACAACGCCCCGCGCTGGGCGGAGGTCGCGCATGATCCAAACGTCGATGAATCCCTCGGCGTCGCCACCGGACGCGCGCGGGCATTGTTTGTCCTTTATCCCTGGCGCGGACGCGAGCTGCTCTGCACCGGCGCGGTGCTTTCTTATTACGAGGAATGGGCGCCGACCAAACGCCTCACCGATGCCGAATGGAAAGAAAAACTCGACAGCCCCGACGCCCCTCCCCCGCCCGACTGGCTCGCACCCATCCTCGCAAAGTAA